Genomic segment of Nothobranchius furzeri strain GRZ-AD chromosome 12, NfurGRZ-RIMD1, whole genome shotgun sequence:
gcatgaagtgctctaaaacttcctggtagatggctgcattgaccctggacctcaggaaacagagtgggccaacaccggcagatgacatggcaccccacaccatcactgacggtggaaactttacactggacctcatgcaacgtggattctgtgcttctccgctcttcctccagactctgggtccttgatttccaaaggaaatgcagaacttgctttcatcagaaaacataactttggaccactcagcatcagtccagtcctttttctccttggcccaggcgagacgcttcttgcgctgtttcttgttcaagagtggcttgacacacggaatgcgacacctgaatcccatgtctttcatgagtctcctcgtggtggttcttgaagcgctgactccagctctttgtggatctcccccacatttttgaatgggtttgtcgtcacaattctctgcagggtgcggttatccctagagcttgtacacttttttctaccacattttttccgtcccttcgcctgtctgttaatgtgcttggacacagagctctgcgaacagccagcttctttagcaatcaccttttgtgtcttgccctccttgtgcaaggtgtcaatgattgtcttttggacagctgttaagtcagaagtcttccccatgattgtggtgccttcaaaacaagactgagggaccttttaaaggcctttgcaggtgttttgagtaaatcagctgattagagtggcagcaggtgtcttctatattcagccttttcagaatattctaattttttgagataccaaatttggagttttcattagttgtcacttatgaatatcaaatttaaatgtaatgaacattggaaatacattggtctgtgtgcattgcatgaatataatgtacaagtttcacgttttgaatggaattactgaaatattttcaaccttttgatgatattctaatttactggccagcacctgtatatatttcCATTAGCTCATGTCTACTATTAACATTAGCTAAAAGAAATGATTACTGTTCAAAACACTGCCTATTGCCTTGTCACATTACTAATCCAGAATACAATTCATAAACACAGTTAATATTAAGCTCATGTTTGCTCAGTGTGCATGCATTAAatatagaataaagttaccaataGCAATGTGTAGACAATGGCCAAAGCAGGAAAGTCTTgtccactatataaataaactttatttactttacttacttacttgtttAGAGAGACTGCTTTTACTATATTGGCCCCACTTAGGTATACTTGGTTCTCAGCATTTAAATCCCATTCTTGAAGAAACTGGTTTCAAGCCACTTGTGATGTTTTCCTCAGTGTGATCCTCTGGAAAGAAACTTGTCTGGAGGCAACAGCTGTTCAAACTCGTAACACTTGTAATGAAGTGGACCGTAAGGCTGATGTACGGCTCAGTCGCTCTGCTGCTCCACATATCTGCAGTTGAAGTGTAACAAGCCGCTGTGGACAGCGATGTTTTTATCTTACCGCGGCACTCTTCATACAACGCTGGCAGGGCTGTTTTTGAAAAAGTATTTCCACGAGGGTATGTCGTATCTTGGGTCCAGTTAATGAATCATTCGCTTGAATCCTTTTTCCATCGTTTGGATCGACAACATATCTTTCGTCAAACTAAACACCGCTGGGTCCGTCAGTTCGTTCCATCGTTTACTTTTCTTATCGTAAGGGACGGCATTAGCAAAAGTGCTGGTAATTTTCATCTGTGTTGGGGTTGTCTTACTCCGCCTCGGTCCACTCGTAGTTGATGCCTCCTTTGCCTCACGTATCTTGAGACTTTCCTCGTACTCCGGTTTGTGTTTGAGGTGCTGGAACAAGTTGGATGTGTTTCCATCCTTTGTAGCCACAGTTTTTCTGCAAACTTTGCATAACACCATAGTCTGCTCCTCATCTGCTTTTAGGTGATCAAAAAAGTTCCAAATTGCTGAGGTAGCTCCTTGCTTTTTAACAAGCTCCTTCTCAGCGTCGCCTCCGCCTAACGCCATGCTTGTTTTCACTCTGCTCGTTAACCAGGCGCGCGCAAAACTACGTCATCAATGGGACCTATCGTTATTATTGCGAGAAGTCTAAATTTCATTGTGAGGAGAATTTTCAACAGAATATCGCAGACAATAAGATCACCCATCCCTGGttggatgattaaagttttttttaattgaattgaaaaatGTTAATACTGACACTCAACGCTGCCTTTATGAACTGGTGTTTCCATTATTGGAAGTTCAGGGTAAATACCGATATCGGGGAAATTGAGCCGGAGATGCGATGTCCCGGTGGTCTCAGCTCcatacaaattcagccctttcaggactttgcccaGACGTCAGCACATGGCGACTGCTTCGAcactgagtgatgtcactgatcatcgCCATTTAGATTCCACcgtaacataaataacattaaaacattttattctaTTGACGTATGTCATAATTTAATCTATTCAATCCATTAAGTGCACGGGAGCAGTtgcgtgatgtaaaatgtggcgttcaatgatCAGAAGAAACTCagtttttttctgtcttttttccagTTATCTTTTTGTTGGGTTATTTTCAATGTTATTAATCACATACATCCCAGGGGACGGAAAGGGGcatcataaaataaataaataaataaataagggggGAGAGATGAAGTAAATTACATGTATATAAAATTAATATATATGCTCTGCCCTAACAGACTTAGGACACCTTTGCCATATAGTTTGCTTTCATCTCTGCTAAAGATCTAGTAAAGGTCCCCATATTTCTTTAAATACATCTTTGTTGTCTTTTAAAATAAATGCACGTTGTTCCAGTCTCAGTGTCTTTTAGAGTCTGTAGAAACAAGTTGATTGATGGAGGTTTTCGATGGTTCCAGCACAGAAGAATACATTTCTTTGCTATGTAGGATATGACATTGATCCTCTTGGAGTGTGAGGGGTGTAGTTTCTTGTCCAGAACCGTACCGAAGAGGTAGTATACAGGGTTAATGTCTAGTTTTGGTGATACCACTTTGGCCATCAGGTCATGTACTGCCCTCTAGAACTGCTTGAGTTTCTTGCATTCCCAGAAGACATGAATAACCGATCCACCGCTGTTTTATAAAATTCCACAGGGTATCCATCTAGTCCTGGGGTTTTTCTTGCGGGCATCGATGAGATTCCTTTTAGTACTTCTTCCGATGTGAATGTGGCTCCCAGCTGTTCTTTTTCAGTCTCTGAAATTACGGGGAGAGAAATCTTTTCTAAAAATGTGTGGACCTCTTCCACAGACGGGTTGCCAGATTTATAGAGCTGAGTGTAAAAATTGTGGAAAgaggatttaattgattttatatcATATTTAGTTTGACCGCTCGCGTCTCGAACGCTTTTAATTATATTCTCTGCTCTCTCCTTTCTACGTTGGTAGGCTACAAGTCTGCTAGGTTTATTGCCATATTTGTGATATTGCTGTTGAGAGGTCTTGGACAAATATGAGTTTGGCCCTATCGTAGGAGATCTCTCGCTGTCTTGCAGTGCGGAGGACAAATTCTCTGTCTTGGAATTTGAGGAAGCGTATGATAACGGCTCTGCTGCGGTTGGGAGTCGCAGGGCCGAGGGTACGGTGCACTCCCTCAATAAAAAAACTCTGTGTTCGGATCTGTACCCAGCCAGTGAGGTAGCTTTTCATGTATGAACTCTAGCAAAGGTCGTCTGCCCTCCGCTCCTTCTTTCAGTCCGAACAGCCCAATATTTTTCCTCCTCCCCCGGTTTTCCCAATCTTCAGCCTTTGCTTCCAGATGAGCAAGCCGCCTAGCCGCTGCTATCACTGCTGCCTCCGCCTTCTCTGCGGCCTCTTCCATTGCGGCTACGCGTCATCAATACGTATACGTTTTCCATTAGCCGATACTTTTCGTTTGGTTTCACCCATGTCCTTCTCCAATGTCGAGATGGAGTCCGCCAGCTCTACCAGTTGATTGTTGATTCTGTCCAGTTTGGACCTGAATTCGGAGCGGAAAGCTTTCAGCTCTTTTAGCACCTCGGCTACATCCGCCATTTTGTTATCTTCGATGTTGTCAGCCGATAGGCCTCCCTTCCCACTTCTCAGGCTTGTCTGGCGAGCTTTGGTGAAAAGATCACACTCCTTTGTTGCCGGGGGATTTGGCATGCTCCTAGGTCACTGCTAGTCTGGTTTTTAGGATTGAAAGTAGGATTTTATGCGCGGCGTTCTGGAGCTCCCACGCTAAGCGGCCATCTCGTATGGGCTCTCTAGCGCCTCCAGAAACTCAGTTTTTTATGGCGCTCTGTGAGACAGCAAAGCCTCGTGAGTGTTACGTCAAGAAAGATGAGCtttattcaaagagtaaaagtctcgtcttctgcatgaaACCTTGCGTCTCCATTTAAAATAAGGAAGCTCGGAGAAAGAATGCTATGGCTCCCTTATATGGTAAGAAGGTCGTAGAGCAGTGCTTTCCTGGTTTGGAGACCAGGCAGTTAGGATGTGGCGCCGGATGTGAGAACCAGTTTGGGCCTGCAAGTTAAAAGTTAACTTTTGGTCATTCTGATGAAATACTTAGCCTTTTGGtataaaaatattaatatttTACATTAGTTTTATTTTCTAAATTTTTATATTTGAGAAAATCTTGTTGGAGAATTTACTGCACATAAACTTTAATTTTAAACGACATTAAAGCGGTACCTATTTACACAAAACAAAGACATTTTCTTCCCTAACCCTCATGACATTCAACACAAgttgtgtacagcaccattacacACCCACTTATCTTTCTTAATATAACTGTGCTGAGCTAAGCAGTCACCTTTCCAAAGACCTAACTAATATGATTTTATTTCTTCATAATTTGTGAAATAGATTTGGCCTGACCTAAGAAAGAAGAAGTTTCCTCGTGGATTTGAAAACACCTGTTTTGATCAGGTAGATAACTTTGTTTTTACTTGCTGATTTCAAAAATCATATATCTGTAATCCCATTTGTCGTTAAACTGGTGTGTGAAGTTTGTTCTTGGAATGTGACCCGTcctctgggggagcggtgagctgcagacatggccCCGCTCATCTGGTGGTTTAACTCCCCAGTCGACCCTTCTAATGCTCAGTGTCAAGCGTCGGGTTCCTGttttagtctttggtatgacccacaaACTCCCAGTCTCGGGGTGGACACTCGTACCACTAGCCCACTGAGCTTGTATATCATTAAAGATAATGGTATTAAATGAGAACACGGTCGGTGCACAAATCTAAGTCTTTATTTCTGCTTTTCAGTGCATAAAAATCAAACGCCTGCTGTGTAAAAACCCACAAGAGCGACCTGAGGCATCTGAACTCCTGTCCACGCTGAGCCCAAAGGAGAATAGCTACAAGACTTCTTCATGTACAAAACCCCCGAGTGCTTCACTTCCTTAAGATCAGAGGAATCTCAGAGggttaaaggtcatgatctgattCATTTGATAACTTTTGTTTTTGTGCTGCTTTTCAAAGATGTTACTGTAAATCCTGAGCATTCCAAATAAGGAAGTAAAAGTAATGAATGACAAGGTTTGTTTAAAAAGATGCTTTTTTATGCGAATATCATGTTTTTAACAGCTGGTATTTTATTTCCAGCTGAAACCGGTTTTACTTCCGGATGTTCCAAATTTTTATgttcctgaacagagtccgcgtcATTTGAGTTTGTGTATCTGCTGATACCAAGTCCAGATCTGGTTCTTCAGTGATGTATAAGAAGAAAAACGGAAAATACATCCAAGTTGACTTTAAGTATTATTTATTatgtatttaatttaatttatttgccagaaaacatcactaattCAGGTAGTACACGTGATTGGACTGGAGCATTCCTAGTTTACCCCGTGACTTAGTGATGTTGCACTTTACCCTTTCGTCGTTCATTTTAATCAGATTTTACTGGTCAGTCCAAATACTTAAAGGAATGCTCATTTAAATCATACTTTTATGTGTTACACTTGTGATGTTCATGCCTCTAACAAGTGCCCTTATGCTAAACACTTCAATAATAAAAAATGCCCTTTAAAGTTATTTTATAtttaagaatctgctaaatgtgtCCAGGAGTTATGAACTTGTATTTTACAGTGTTCCCGTTGAAGATCACTTAACCTAAATGTTAACTAAACTGTCAGAAACACAGTTCAACTGTTGTTGGAAAAGTCAGAAGGATGTAGTTTTCAGTTGCTCAAACTGTAACCGAAATGTATTCTGATCAGCTAATCCAAGACAAACTTGATCTGAAAGTTTATTTTCAGATTTGTGAACTCATCGTAATTTGACGTTATGTAAAAGGTTGTTTCTTATATTTTgtaagaatgttttttttttctgaaaggtTTGAAAAGAGCAAAATGTTTATAAAAATAACTTTTCTATGCCATTTTATTTTCACTGCCATTTTCAACTGTTAAAACATTGATGCAAATGTTTGGAATTGTATTTCATAAACAATATGAATGAATCTGATATGATTAATGATGTTATTAAGTTTTACACAAACGCACACGTACAACacaacactctctctctctctctctatacatatatacatatatattatatatatatataaatatatatgtatataatatataatatagatattgtaacatccagcaatggtcagttttaggtacagtctgacctttcaacatctgctcagaaaggagacacactacatgtgttccctttaaatgagccttccttcacaccagctgggactcagactctgcaagtctgaaagataaacaactttctttcccaaggtcccatctggctgcctccacagaaggaagaactccagctcgaatcgataaattcaagaatgatttcttaaatcaatatgaacttcttccatgacgtataatctagataatcattaaataaacatttgtttattactacttataataattatagtataatgaaatgcttcattaatcttcaGTAATTGTtatgtccacaaaaataaacaataattaacaagagtctgcttctagacctgcagaaagagaaagaatataagaaaaaaaatgggacaca
This window contains:
- the LOC107375440 gene encoding eukaryotic translation initiation factor 2-alpha kinase 3 — translated: MMVDIIGENHVERSAGVGTTPYMAPEQYGTNYNHKVDLFPVGLIWFECLWRVSTGHERVVIWPDLRKKKFPRGFENTCFDQCIKIKRLLCKNPQERPEASELLSTLSPKENSYKTSSCTKPPSASLP